The stretch of DNA AATCAGATAATTTGTTCAAAAGGGGCCTCTGGAACCTTGAGAATTTTTATTACATTAGACTGTTTATCAAGTTGATGCACACTCAAAATGGTAGAGCCAGAAAAATTAAAGGTTCTCCATCTCGTTAAAACATCTACCGGCGCACAATGGGCCTTACGCCAAATGCGTGAGTTAGTAAGCTTAGGGATTGAGGTACACGCTGCACTTCCACCTGAAGGACCATTGGTAGATAAATATAGGGCAGTCGGGGTATTGGTTCATCCTCTCGAAACGGATTTTTCTTTTAAGGCCCCTGGCCGCAGTCTGAAAATATTA from bacterium encodes:
- a CDS encoding glycosyltransferase; protein product: MVEPEKLKVLHLVKTSTGAQWALRQMRELVSLGIEVHAALPPEGPLVDKYRAVGVLVHPLETDFSFKAPGRSLKILSDFRKLVAHITPDIIHSHFVIVII